The following proteins are encoded in a genomic region of Myxosarcina sp. GI1:
- a CDS encoding cation transporter, protein MSEHCCQHKAKELQKLQKRQSKVLWTILIINAVMFVVEFSGGVKAASLSLTGDSLDMLGDALVYGCSLYVIQKGKKAQARSALLKGSIMFITAIAVFARATYQLFAQTVPTVQLMSGIGILALLANLICFLLLIRHRNDNINMSSVWLCSRNDIIANTSVLLTAGLVFLTGSFIPDLILGLLLTLVFAQSAGKVLAQAKREL, encoded by the coding sequence ATGTCAGAACATTGTTGTCAACACAAAGCCAAAGAATTACAAAAGCTGCAAAAACGCCAGAGTAAAGTGCTGTGGACTATTTTGATAATTAACGCCGTGATGTTTGTCGTAGAATTTAGCGGAGGAGTTAAAGCAGCTTCATTGTCCTTAACTGGTGACTCTTTGGATATGCTCGGCGATGCTTTAGTATATGGCTGTAGCCTATACGTGATTCAAAAAGGTAAAAAAGCTCAGGCGCGATCGGCGTTGCTAAAAGGTAGTATCATGTTTATTACTGCGATCGCCGTTTTTGCTAGAGCTACCTATCAATTATTTGCTCAAACAGTACCTACAGTTCAATTGATGAGCGGAATTGGTATTTTAGCCCTACTTGCTAACTTAATTTGCTTTTTGTTGTTAATTCGTCACCGTAATGACAATATCAATATGTCCTCTGTTTGGCTGTGTTCCCGTAATGACATTATTGCCAATACTTCAGTATTGCTAACTGCTGGATTGGTATTTTTAACTGGTTCATTTATACCTGATTTAATTCTAGGGTTACTTTTAACTCTGGTTTTTGCCCAATCTGCGGGAAAAGTTCTCGCTCAAGCCAAGCGAGAATTATAA
- a CDS encoding metalloregulator ArsR/SmtB family transcription factor produces the protein MSENKADDICHIRCFNADLVAKIRETLPQEDILEEATIIFGALAERSRIKILYALKNGEELCVCDIAAMLNVKIATASHHLRKMRDLKLLKYRNDGKLAYYSLKNRHITDILIYSLKELI, from the coding sequence GTGAGTGAAAATAAAGCAGATGATATTTGTCATATACGATGTTTCAATGCCGATTTAGTAGCTAAAATTCGTGAAACTTTACCCCAAGAAGATATTTTAGAAGAAGCAACAATCATATTTGGTGCTTTGGCAGAACGCTCGCGAATTAAAATACTTTATGCTCTTAAAAATGGTGAAGAACTTTGTGTTTGTGATATTGCAGCAATGTTAAATGTAAAAATCGCTACAGCTTCCCATCACCTACGAAAAATGAGAGACTTAAAACTCCTTAAATATCGTAATGACGGCAAATTAGCTTATTATTCTTTAAAAAATCGGCATATTACTGATATTCTCATTTATTCTTTAAAAGAATTGATCTAA